One window of Tepidanaerobacter acetatoxydans Re1 genomic DNA carries:
- the lonB gene encoding ATP-dependent protease LonB — protein MNVTVNILSMIQIFFAIVIGLYFLNLLKGQQGSKIAVNKESKKEIEKLQKMRQISLTEPLAEKTRPSSFNEIVGQADGLKALRAALCGPNPQHVILYGPPGIGKTAAARLVLEEAKKTRGSPFGPEAKFIEVDATIARFDERGIADPLIGSVHDPIYQGAGPLGVAGIPQPKPGAVTKAHGGVLFIDEIGELHPIQMNKLLKVLEDRKVFLESAYYSSEDTNIPLHIREIFEKGLPADFRLIGATTRKPEEIPPAIRSRCLEIFFKPLSPDDIDIIIRNAANKIEFDIDELSVNIIKKYANNGRESVNIIQMAAGLATTENRKRIEARDVEWVINSGQYSPRLEKKINPVPLVGLANGLAVYGPNMGILLEIESTAIKTEKGQGTLLVTGVVDEEEMVGNAQRLKRKGTARGSVDNVMTVLRKYLGLDPRDYDIHLNFPGGIPMDGPSAGVTIAASVYSSIKNIPVDNYVAMTGELSVRGYVKPVGGILPKIEAARSSGAKTVIIPKENWQDIFKTFDINIIAVDRIEEVIEHALFSFKHEVKSNTV, from the coding sequence ATGAATGTAACAGTAAATATTTTAAGCATGATTCAAATATTTTTTGCTATTGTTATCGGGCTTTACTTTTTAAATTTGTTAAAAGGACAGCAAGGAAGTAAGATTGCGGTTAACAAGGAGTCTAAGAAAGAAATTGAAAAATTACAAAAAATGAGACAAATTTCACTTACAGAGCCCTTGGCAGAAAAAACCAGGCCGTCTTCTTTCAACGAAATTGTTGGTCAGGCTGATGGTTTAAAGGCTTTACGAGCAGCGCTGTGCGGTCCAAATCCCCAACATGTTATATTATATGGTCCGCCGGGTATAGGCAAAACTGCTGCTGCACGGCTTGTGCTTGAGGAAGCAAAGAAAACTCGCGGTTCTCCATTTGGTCCTGAAGCAAAGTTTATTGAGGTAGATGCGACTATTGCCAGGTTTGATGAAAGAGGAATTGCCGACCCGCTTATTGGATCGGTGCACGATCCAATATATCAGGGTGCAGGGCCGCTTGGAGTTGCCGGAATACCACAACCTAAGCCCGGTGCGGTGACAAAAGCCCATGGGGGAGTTTTATTTATTGATGAAATAGGAGAACTTCATCCGATTCAAATGAATAAACTTTTAAAGGTGCTAGAGGACCGTAAGGTGTTCTTGGAGAGTGCATATTACAGCAGTGAGGATACAAATATACCTTTGCATATCCGCGAAATCTTTGAAAAAGGCCTGCCGGCCGATTTTAGATTAATAGGCGCTACAACCAGGAAACCGGAAGAAATACCACCGGCCATACGCTCACGCTGCCTTGAGATATTTTTTAAACCTCTGTCACCGGATGATATTGATATAATTATAAGGAATGCGGCAAATAAAATAGAATTTGACATTGATGAATTATCGGTGAATATTATAAAAAAATATGCCAATAACGGCAGAGAATCGGTAAATATTATACAGATGGCAGCAGGATTGGCAACGACTGAAAACAGAAAACGAATCGAAGCACGCGATGTGGAATGGGTAATAAATAGCGGCCAGTATTCTCCCAGATTAGAAAAAAAGATAAATCCGGTGCCTCTAGTTGGTCTAGCTAATGGCCTTGCCGTATATGGACCCAATATGGGAATTCTTTTGGAGATAGAGTCAACTGCTATAAAAACCGAAAAAGGGCAAGGGACTTTGCTGGTTACAGGTGTGGTAGACGAAGAAGAAATGGTAGGAAATGCTCAACGGCTAAAAAGGAAAGGTACTGCTCGCGGCTCTGTGGATAATGTAATGACTGTACTCAGAAAGTATTTGGGATTAGATCCGCGAGATTATGATATACATCTAAATTTTCCCGGCGGGATACCGATGGATGGTCCTTCAGCGGGGGTAACTATAGCTGCTTCTGTTTATTCATCAATAAAGAATATTCCCGTTGATAATTATGTTGCAATGACCGGGGAATTATCGGTGCGTGGTTATGTGAAGCCTGTTGGGGGCATATTACCAAAGATAGAGGCTGCAAGAAGTTCTGGCGCAAAGACTGTAATAATTCCAAAGGAAAACTGGCAAGATATTTTTAAAACCTTTGATATTAATATAATTGCTGTTGATCGCATTGAAGAAGTTATAGAGCATGCACTGTTCTCCTTCAAACATGAAGTTAAAAGCAACACTGTCTAA
- a CDS encoding BsuPI-related putative proteinase inhibitor has protein sequence MIRYIVRKGDTLTLLAARYGTTVEAIMTANNLVDPDLIIVGQVLLIPVSGSTAPSTPPEYPSCPPCPPCPPCPPTPTPPTPTPPIPTPPIPTPPTERPVVKRTFDGIEFTFSLNKSIYKIKEPIVIRLKKKNILTVPLTLTYRTSQKVDFRVTSGDRLIWQWSKDKVFMQVVTNDRMQPGEEKIYREVWDQRVDSMIVRPGLYRITGWNLATPGIRLILDFEIEAYK, from the coding sequence GTGATTAGATATATAGTGCGTAAGGGAGATACGCTGACATTATTGGCCGCCAGATATGGCACCACAGTAGAAGCTATTATGACAGCAAATAATTTAGTGGATCCTGATTTAATCATTGTTGGGCAAGTATTATTAATTCCGGTATCAGGTTCAACTGCCCCATCTACACCACCAGAGTATCCATCATGCCCGCCATGCCCACCGTGCCCACCTTGTCCACCAACACCAACACCACCAACGCCAACTCCACCAATACCCACTCCACCAATACCCACTCCACCAACTGAAAGGCCGGTTGTTAAGCGAACTTTTGATGGAATTGAATTTACATTTTCACTTAATAAAAGCATATATAAAATTAAAGAGCCAATTGTAATACGTCTTAAGAAGAAAAACATATTAACGGTTCCGCTGACTCTTACTTACAGGACATCACAAAAAGTCGACTTTAGGGTAACTAGTGGAGATAGATTAATATGGCAGTGGTCAAAAGATAAAGTTTTTATGCAGGTTGTTACTAACGACAGAATGCAACCTGGTGAGGAAAAGATTTATCGTGAGGTGTGGGACCAAAGGGTGGATAGCATGATTGTCAGGCCTGGACTATATAGAATAACAGGATGGAATTTAGCGACACCTGGTATAAGGCTTATTCTAGATTTTGAAATAGAAGCATATAAGTAA
- a CDS encoding universal stress protein UspA — protein MMVVFDPEVQHRIMVCVTPQKSCERLIKRGAARAREIDGQFVVIYVNKKQALNRELKEHKILLELFELAKNLGGTVSILSGEEVYDTLADFSKNNKITHIIVGKSLRSAFEIQKSGEVINPLINAVEKNGITVEVVD, from the coding sequence ATGATGGTCGTTTTTGACCCTGAAGTGCAGCACAGAATTATGGTCTGTGTAACACCCCAAAAAAGTTGCGAGAGATTGATAAAAAGAGGTGCTGCTAGGGCAAGAGAGATAGACGGCCAGTTTGTAGTAATATATGTAAATAAAAAACAGGCTCTAAATAGGGAGTTAAAAGAACACAAGATTTTACTGGAGCTGTTTGAGTTAGCTAAAAACTTGGGAGGGACTGTTTCTATACTTTCAGGAGAAGAGGTCTATGATACCCTTGCAGACTTTTCTAAGAATAATAAAATTACTCATATAATAGTTGGGAAATCTTTACGTTCGGCTTTTGAAATTCAAAAAAGCGGTGAAGTTATAAATCCTTTGATAAACGCAGTAGAAAAAAACGGTATAACAGTTGAAGTCGTTGATTAA
- the pepV gene encoding dipeptidase PepV, which translates to MDIEKFIKSNENDLLEATREILKIKSVKSSPLPGMPFGGGPAMALQYALNLAESFGLKTKNLENYAGWAEWGEGDELIGILVHLDVVPEGSGWTYPPYGGEIHDGKIYGRGAIDDKGPAMAALFALKSLKDSGIKLNKRVRVIFGTDEESGCECMKYYLKHDERLTMGFSPDANYPIINGEKGILTFSFTNSFANEEGKSGVKIVSFKGGHRPNMVPDYAEAHLLGDIGEIKSIAENYKDEIPGDFKIEQHDNEIIVKSYGVSAHASRPQKGKNAAMLLVKFLGKIKLIGTQYKFIEFLNSMIGLDNTGKAFGIDFEDDISGLLSLNVGIVEFDQNRAIVTVNIRYPIRYSSDQVISQIRKNTPDYIDIVDIYDNKPHYVPEDNILIQKLKLAYEKITGEKAYCLSIGGGTYARMFDNCVAFGPNFPGDPDLAHQKDEYIEIDNLLKNLRIYTYVLKELAQ; encoded by the coding sequence ATGGATATAGAGAAGTTCATTAAATCCAATGAGAATGATTTACTGGAAGCTACGCGTGAGATTTTAAAAATCAAGAGCGTTAAGAGTTCTCCCTTACCAGGCATGCCTTTCGGGGGAGGTCCTGCCATGGCTTTGCAATATGCTTTAAATCTAGCTGAAAGTTTTGGCCTTAAAACAAAAAATCTGGAAAATTATGCAGGCTGGGCAGAGTGGGGGGAGGGTGATGAGCTAATTGGGATTTTAGTACATCTTGATGTAGTTCCTGAAGGCAGTGGCTGGACTTATCCGCCTTATGGTGGTGAAATTCATGATGGTAAAATATACGGAAGAGGTGCGATAGATGACAAAGGTCCTGCCATGGCAGCATTATTTGCACTAAAATCTTTAAAAGATTCAGGAATTAAGTTAAACAAGAGAGTTCGAGTTATTTTTGGCACTGATGAAGAGAGCGGCTGTGAATGCATGAAATATTATCTAAAACATGATGAAAGGTTGACCATGGGTTTTTCACCCGATGCTAATTATCCAATTATCAATGGTGAGAAAGGAATACTTACATTTTCATTTACTAATTCATTTGCGAACGAAGAAGGAAAAAGCGGTGTGAAAATAGTATCATTTAAAGGTGGGCATCGTCCCAATATGGTTCCCGATTATGCAGAAGCACATCTTTTAGGTGATATAGGGGAAATTAAAAGTATAGCTGAAAATTATAAAGATGAAATACCGGGAGATTTTAAGATAGAGCAGCATGATAATGAAATCATAGTAAAGTCATATGGAGTATCTGCACATGCCAGTAGACCCCAAAAGGGTAAAAATGCAGCTATGCTGCTGGTAAAGTTTCTTGGGAAGATAAAACTCATTGGTACTCAATATAAGTTTATTGAATTTTTAAATAGCATGATTGGCTTGGATAATACTGGAAAAGCTTTTGGCATTGATTTCGAGGACGATATATCAGGTCTTCTTAGTCTCAATGTAGGTATTGTGGAGTTTGATCAAAACAGAGCTATCGTTACCGTAAATATACGTTATCCCATCAGATATAGCAGTGATCAGGTCATAAGCCAAATTAGGAAGAATACCCCTGATTATATAGATATTGTAGATATTTATGACAATAAACCCCATTATGTTCCGGAAGATAATATCTTGATACAAAAGCTTAAATTGGCTTACGAAAAAATCACCGGAGAGAAAGCTTATTGTTTGTCTATTGGAGGCGGCACTTATGCGAGAATGTTTGATAATTGCGTAGCTTTTGGCCCCAATTTTCCGGGTGACCCGGATTTGGCTCATCAAAAAGATGAGTATATCGAAATAGATAATCTCTTAAAGAATTTGAGAATTTATACCTATGTTTTAAAAGAATTAGCCCAATAG
- a CDS encoding YerC/YecD family TrpR-related protein — translation MELKKIKDPYIERLFDAILLLENREECYRFFEDICTIGEVQAMAQRLQVAEMLKEGRTYTDIAQATGASTATISRVKRFLHYGSNGYNIILERLEKTKQQ, via the coding sequence ATGGAACTTAAAAAAATAAAAGACCCTTATATAGAGAGACTTTTTGATGCCATATTACTTTTGGAGAACAGAGAAGAGTGCTATCGTTTTTTTGAAGACATATGTACTATAGGAGAAGTGCAGGCAATGGCTCAACGGTTGCAGGTGGCCGAGATGTTAAAAGAAGGTCGGACGTATACCGATATTGCTCAAGCTACGGGAGCCAGTACTGCTACAATAAGTAGAGTAAAGAGGTTTTTACATTATGGCTCAAATGGCTATAATATAATTTTAGAGAGACTTGAAAAGACAAAGCAACAATAA
- the pcrA gene encoding DNA helicase PcrA: MNFLDDLNPQQKKAVTHPSGPLLVLAGAGSGKTRVLTYRIAYLIRDKNVNPKNIIAITFTNKAAREMKDRIKQLLPEIEDMFVSTFHSACVRFLRMDIDKLGYNRNFIIFDTQDQQVLMKDCLKTLNIDDKKFAPTAVLNYIGRAKDRLLVPEKCLDNAKDVREKTMAQIYALYQKRLKENNALDFDDIIMKTVELFKTFPSVLSYYQNRFPYILVDEYQDTNIAQYELIRMMAAKHRNLCVVGDDDQSIYSFRGADIRNILEFEKDFPDATVIRLEQNYRSTQTILNAANEVIDHNFGRKKKTLWTNNGQGDKITLVTLEDEHQEAYFIAREINELVFREGINYGDVAVLYRTNAQSRALEEAMVKTGIPYKIIGGLRFYQRKEIKDILAYVRVIANPSDDVSLMRIINVPRRGIGDATVNKLKAAAEEGNKSVFDIITNIDQLSLSPSLKNKLQKFRLMMEDFIRMSKTIAIPDLMNHILEETGYMDELVNENTTEALSRIENLQEMIGAAKEFEQRSSDLGLEDFLTELALVSDVDDMQEMEQAVVLMTLHSAKGLEFPIVFLSGMDEGIFPHSRSLLDDNQLEEERRLCYVGITRARKKLYLTRAWQRSLYGNTSYYMSSRFLNEISPEYLIESSGDTKNNINTRSSETKVLKDNTESPPENNEQIGPIRPGDHIKHSKWGEGIVTDIDGIDEDAQISINFPSVGEKHLILKYAPIVKI, encoded by the coding sequence ATGAATTTTTTAGATGATTTAAATCCACAGCAGAAAAAAGCTGTCACACATCCATCCGGTCCGCTGCTTGTACTTGCAGGGGCAGGCAGCGGCAAAACTCGAGTTCTGACATACCGCATTGCCTATTTGATAAGAGACAAAAATGTAAACCCTAAAAATATAATAGCAATTACTTTTACCAATAAAGCAGCACGAGAGATGAAAGACAGAATAAAGCAATTGCTTCCCGAAATCGAGGACATGTTTGTCAGCACATTCCATTCTGCTTGTGTAAGATTTTTACGCATGGATATTGACAAATTGGGTTACAATAGAAATTTTATAATATTTGATACGCAAGACCAACAGGTTCTAATGAAAGATTGCCTTAAAACCTTAAATATTGATGACAAAAAGTTTGCTCCGACTGCAGTTTTAAACTATATAGGCAGGGCAAAAGACCGTCTTCTTGTGCCTGAAAAATGTCTTGACAATGCTAAAGATGTTCGCGAAAAGACTATGGCACAAATCTATGCTCTATATCAAAAGCGCTTAAAGGAAAATAATGCATTGGATTTTGATGATATTATCATGAAGACTGTAGAACTGTTCAAGACATTTCCTTCTGTGCTTTCTTACTACCAAAATCGTTTTCCATATATTCTTGTAGATGAGTATCAAGATACTAATATAGCCCAGTATGAGCTTATACGAATGATGGCGGCAAAACACCGAAATTTATGTGTAGTAGGTGATGATGATCAAAGTATATATAGTTTCAGAGGTGCTGACATTCGAAATATATTAGAGTTTGAAAAAGATTTTCCTGATGCTACGGTAATACGTCTTGAGCAAAATTACCGCTCAACTCAAACCATATTAAACGCCGCCAATGAAGTTATTGACCATAATTTTGGCCGTAAGAAGAAGACGCTTTGGACTAATAATGGACAAGGTGATAAAATAACTTTGGTTACTCTGGAGGATGAACATCAGGAAGCGTATTTTATTGCCCGGGAAATTAATGAATTAGTCTTCAGAGAGGGTATAAACTATGGAGATGTGGCTGTACTCTACAGGACTAATGCACAGTCAAGAGCATTGGAAGAAGCTATGGTAAAAACTGGTATTCCATATAAGATAATTGGAGGTCTAAGGTTTTACCAGCGCAAGGAAATAAAGGATATTTTGGCTTATGTACGAGTTATAGCTAATCCGTCTGATGATGTAAGCCTTATGAGAATAATAAATGTTCCGAGAAGAGGCATAGGGGATGCTACGGTAAACAAGCTGAAGGCAGCAGCTGAAGAAGGGAATAAAAGCGTTTTTGACATAATAACAAATATAGACCAGCTATCACTTTCCCCATCACTTAAAAACAAACTGCAAAAGTTTCGCCTAATGATGGAAGATTTTATACGTATGTCAAAGACAATAGCTATACCGGACTTAATGAATCATATTCTTGAAGAAACCGGGTATATGGATGAATTGGTAAACGAAAATACAACCGAGGCTTTGAGCCGAATAGAGAACCTTCAGGAAATGATAGGTGCGGCTAAAGAATTTGAACAAAGGTCATCAGACCTGGGACTTGAAGATTTTCTTACGGAATTGGCTTTGGTATCGGATGTGGATGACATGCAAGAAATGGAACAGGCCGTTGTATTGATGACTTTGCACAGCGCCAAAGGATTGGAATTTCCGATAGTATTTCTATCGGGGATGGATGAGGGTATTTTTCCGCATTCCAGGTCGCTTTTAGATGATAATCAGTTGGAGGAAGAGCGAAGACTGTGTTATGTAGGCATTACAAGGGCTCGAAAAAAACTTTATCTTACAAGAGCCTGGCAAAGAAGCCTTTATGGAAATACATCATATTATATGTCTTCAAGGTTCTTAAATGAGATTTCTCCAGAATATCTAATAGAATCATCAGGTGATACAAAAAATAATATAAATACTCGATCATCCGAAACTAAAGTTCTTAAAGACAATACAGAATCTCCCCCGGAGAATAACGAACAAATTGGCCCCATTAGGCCCGGTGACCATATAAAACACTCTAAGTGGGGCGAAGGTATTGTTACAGATATAGACGGCATTGATGAGGATGCTCAAATATCCATAAACTTCCCTTCAGTAGGTGAAAAGCATCTGATATTAAAGTACGCTCCCATAGTAAAAATATAA
- the ligA gene encoding NAD-dependent DNA ligase LigA, with protein sequence MDIVQAENRIKELRESIDYHNYRYYVLDNPEITDAEYDKLMRELISLESQFPQLITPDSPSQRVGGEPLEAFKKVTHREPMISLADAFSEEELRDFNRRVTENVGNQVEYVVELKIDGLAVSLTYENGLLVTAATRGDGVVGEDVTQNVKTIKSVPLRLNIQKDKIPMVIEVRGEIYLSKEGFKKLNEEREEMGLPTFANPRNAAAGSIRQLDSKITAKRPLSTFMYALGYVEGIEFNTHLEVLEFYKACGFKVNPHIKSFNNFDDVIDYCMSWKEKRHSLPYEIDGMVIKVNSLHFQKILGSTAKTPRWAIAYKFPAEQKISVIEDIVVSVGRTGVLTPNAVLTPVQIAGSTVSRATLHNEDYIKEKDIHIGDSVIVQKAGDIIPEVVAVIKEKRTGNEKEFKMPHRCPECGSEVIRLPGEVAYRCTGVSCPAQIRRRIIHFASRDAMDIRGLGPAIVSLLLSENLIKDVSDIYFLKKEALIPLERMGEKSANNLIKAIENSKKQPLNRLVYALGIPLIGSKASLTLAQEFKSMDRLQNATYEELIKIPEIGDKMAESIIAFFKQEQTKALITRLKEAGVNMLYAKEEIGPKPLENLTFVLTGALEKYSRSKAQELIENLGGKVTGSVSKKTDYVVVGKDPGSKYNKALELGVKILDEQQFEEMISNAQAETSI encoded by the coding sequence TTGGACATAGTTCAGGCCGAAAACCGCATAAAAGAACTGAGAGAATCAATTGATTACCATAATTATCGCTACTATGTGCTGGATAACCCGGAAATTACAGATGCTGAATATGATAAATTGATGAGAGAATTGATTTCCCTTGAAAGTCAGTTCCCACAGCTTATAACACCTGACTCACCTTCCCAACGTGTAGGCGGCGAACCGCTGGAAGCCTTTAAAAAGGTTACTCATCGAGAACCCATGATAAGCCTTGCCGATGCTTTTAGTGAGGAAGAACTCAGAGATTTTAACCGCCGTGTTACAGAAAATGTTGGGAATCAGGTAGAATACGTCGTAGAACTTAAAATTGATGGCCTGGCTGTTTCACTCACTTATGAAAATGGTTTATTGGTTACGGCTGCTACACGAGGTGATGGTGTAGTAGGTGAAGATGTAACCCAAAATGTAAAAACAATTAAAAGTGTTCCACTGCGCTTGAATATACAAAAGGATAAGATTCCCATGGTAATAGAGGTTCGCGGAGAAATATATCTGTCTAAGGAAGGATTTAAAAAGCTAAATGAAGAGCGGGAGGAAATGGGACTTCCTACATTTGCAAACCCGCGCAATGCTGCTGCCGGCTCTATAAGACAGCTTGACTCGAAAATTACTGCAAAAAGACCTCTGTCTACCTTTATGTATGCATTGGGGTATGTAGAAGGAATTGAGTTTAATACACATTTAGAAGTGCTCGAATTTTATAAAGCTTGCGGATTTAAGGTAAATCCACATATAAAGTCATTTAATAACTTTGATGATGTGATAGATTATTGCATGAGCTGGAAAGAAAAAAGGCACTCACTGCCCTATGAAATTGACGGAATGGTAATAAAGGTAAATTCACTTCATTTTCAAAAAATATTGGGTTCTACTGCCAAAACCCCTCGCTGGGCTATTGCTTATAAATTTCCTGCAGAACAAAAAATTTCAGTTATCGAAGACATAGTTGTAAGTGTGGGAAGAACAGGGGTTTTAACTCCAAATGCCGTTTTAACTCCTGTTCAGATAGCAGGTTCTACCGTTAGCAGAGCGACACTTCACAACGAGGATTATATAAAAGAAAAAGATATTCATATTGGCGACAGCGTCATTGTACAAAAAGCAGGAGATATTATTCCGGAAGTTGTTGCAGTGATTAAAGAAAAGCGGACAGGTAATGAAAAAGAATTTAAGATGCCTCATCGCTGCCCGGAATGCGGCTCTGAAGTTATCAGACTTCCAGGCGAAGTGGCATATCGCTGTACCGGAGTGTCATGTCCTGCACAAATAAGACGGAGGATAATCCACTTTGCCTCAAGAGATGCCATGGATATAAGGGGATTAGGGCCTGCGATTGTATCCCTGCTTTTATCGGAAAACCTTATTAAGGATGTTTCAGATATATATTTTCTTAAAAAAGAAGCATTGATACCACTGGAAAGAATGGGCGAAAAATCAGCAAATAATCTTATCAAAGCAATCGAAAACAGCAAAAAACAGCCACTAAACAGATTAGTATATGCGTTGGGCATACCGCTTATCGGTTCTAAAGCCAGCCTGACTCTTGCTCAAGAGTTTAAAAGCATGGACAGACTGCAGAATGCCACTTATGAGGAACTCATAAAAATACCTGAAATCGGGGATAAGATGGCAGAAAGCATAATCGCCTTTTTCAAACAGGAACAAACAAAAGCATTAATAACGCGATTAAAAGAAGCCGGAGTAAATATGCTATATGCAAAAGAAGAAATCGGTCCTAAACCCTTGGAAAATCTCACGTTTGTCTTGACAGGAGCTTTAGAAAAATACAGTCGCTCCAAGGCCCAAGAGCTTATTGAAAATTTAGGCGGCAAAGTTACCGGCAGTGTCAGTAAAAAGACGGATTATGTAGTGGTAGGAAAAGATCCGGGCTCTAAATACAATAAAGCACTAGAGTTAGGTGTAAAAATTTTAGATGAACAACAATTTGAAGAAATGATTTCAAATGCTCAAGCAGAAACGAGCATCTAA